A part of Candidatus Bathyarchaeia archaeon genomic DNA contains:
- a CDS encoding FtsX-like permease family protein, with amino-acid sequence MNPAELFRMAYSALSERKLRTSLTILMVIIGASLITSLNGLNAGTSSFISDQLSTLGGNVIIISPSSFSGVFNPSQGTGETKLNAQTVKTVKSIRGVSYAVPYYQGLVTIVSGGESKAVTLVGMDNTKLKHVAPKVEVLEGAFLSESDSIGIVLGYAIARKEGGQIFAKLGQTVVVELSKVESSGPYQRVVTKRKSFQVKGILSELGNMLIDNQVYVSLPAAAALLEKGGEYSGIYLITRDPSLNDEVVERIKGIYGKNIGVTSPKAIAETINRILGTFNAYIQSIAAISLLVGAVGIVTTLFTSVMERTREIGLLKALGFSNETILALFLTESSVIGLTGGLMGVIAGVGGAFLLTALTPFGEGISINPVFKAGDIAYVWCLSITLSLIAGLYPAWRASKLSPLTALRKE; translated from the coding sequence ATGAACCCTGCAGAGCTTTTTCGAATGGCTTACTCAGCTCTCTCGGAGAGGAAGCTGAGGACGAGCCTCACCATCCTCATGGTCATCATCGGCGCCTCCCTCATCACATCCCTCAACGGATTGAATGCGGGAACAAGTAGCTTCATCAGCGACCAGCTGAGCACCCTTGGGGGGAACGTAATCATCATCAGTCCCTCGTCCTTTTCAGGCGTCTTTAACCCTTCTCAGGGCACTGGTGAAACGAAGCTGAACGCCCAAACCGTTAAAACTGTGAAGAGCATTAGGGGTGTTTCCTACGCTGTCCCATATTATCAGGGATTAGTGACCATCGTGTCCGGTGGTGAAAGTAAGGCCGTCACCTTGGTAGGAATGGACAACACCAAGCTGAAACATGTGGCGCCGAAGGTAGAGGTTTTGGAGGGAGCGTTTCTATCGGAAAGCGATTCAATTGGGATCGTGTTAGGATACGCCATAGCCCGCAAAGAAGGTGGGCAAATCTTCGCCAAGCTGGGTCAAACGGTGGTGGTGGAACTATCTAAAGTGGAAAGCAGTGGACCATACCAGAGGGTAGTTACGAAGCGGAAGAGCTTCCAGGTGAAAGGAATCCTCAGCGAGCTTGGAAACATGCTCATCGACAACCAAGTATACGTGTCGCTGCCAGCAGCCGCCGCCCTACTGGAGAAAGGCGGCGAATACTCGGGCATCTACTTGATAACTAGGGATCCAAGCTTGAACGACGAAGTCGTCGAGCGAATCAAGGGAATCTACGGAAAGAACATAGGGGTTACCTCCCCGAAGGCCATCGCCGAGACCATAAACCGAATCCTCGGAACCTTCAACGCGTACATTCAAAGCATCGCAGCCATCTCACTTCTCGTGGGCGCGGTGGGCATCGTCACCACGCTGTTCACATCCGTCATGGAGAGAACCCGGGAAATAGGATTGCTGAAGGCGTTGGGGTTCAGCAACGAAACGATCCTAGCGCTGTTCCTCACCGAATCCAGTGTAATAGGGCTAACAGGCGGGTTGATGGGCGTCATAGCGGGGGTGGGCGGGGCCTTCCTCCTAACCGCTCTCACACCCTTCGGTGAAGGAATCAGCATAAACCCAGTGTTCAAAGCCGGGGACATAGCCTACGTGTGGTGTCTATCCATCACGCTCAGCCTTATAGCTGGCCTATACCCCGCTTGGAGAGCCTCAAAGCTAAGTCCCCTCACCGCCCTCAGAAAAGAGTAA